A stretch of the Bartonella henselae str. Houston-1 genome encodes the following:
- a CDS encoding AtpZ/AtpI family protein — protein sequence MAKDNEPVVPKEEADGKKQEDCFNSEDLECRSQNLGLALMRKKALKKRGYRKEGGEPQGTMARAIKLSSEFLASIIVGVVLGLGFDQLAGSLPWGLVFFLFLGFAAGVLSILRSVGYIAFSQLGQKGASRQDKGADKRSDK from the coding sequence ATGGCAAAGGACAACGAGCCCGTTGTACCAAAAGAGGAAGCTGACGGAAAAAAGCAAGAAGACTGTTTTAATTCAGAGGATTTGGAATGTCGTAGTCAGAATTTAGGTTTAGCTTTAATGCGTAAAAAAGCATTAAAGAAGCGAGGGTATAGAAAAGAGGGAGGAGAGCCACAAGGAACGATGGCACGTGCAATTAAGCTTTCTAGTGAGTTTTTGGCAAGTATTATCGTAGGCGTTGTTTTAGGGTTAGGATTTGACCAGCTAGCAGGTTCATTGCCATGGGGATTAGTATTTTTTCTTTTTCTTGGATTTGCTGCTGGTGTCTTGAGTATTCTTCGGTCTGTAGGCTATATTGCCTTCAGTCAATTAGGTCAAAAAGGCGCGTCGCGCCAAGATAAAGGGGCCGATAAAAGGTCCGATAAATGA
- a CDS encoding F0F1 ATP synthase subunit A, with amino-acid sequence MTSHAPDPVHQFEVSRLINISIGNMDLSFTNVSFFIVATVVVSSVFLFISSSSRGLVPTRMQSVSEMAYEFVASTLRESSGVQGMQFFPLVFSLFTFILVANFIGLFPYFYTITSQIMITFSLAMLVIFTVISYGFYKHGVGFLKLFVPSGVPVLILPLVTMIEVISFFSRPISLSLRLFANMLAGHITLKVFSGFIVSMIGIGIMGVGGSILPLIMTVAITALEFLVAFLQAYVFTVLTCMYLNDAVHPGH; translated from the coding sequence GTGACATCGCACGCTCCAGATCCTGTTCATCAATTTGAGGTTTCACGGTTGATTAATATTTCCATAGGAAATATGGATTTATCTTTTACAAATGTATCATTTTTTATAGTTGCGACTGTTGTTGTAAGTTCAGTCTTTCTCTTTATTTCCTCATCAAGTCGAGGGTTAGTGCCAACGCGGATGCAATCTGTCTCAGAGATGGCGTATGAATTTGTAGCATCGACTTTGCGAGAATCATCTGGTGTGCAGGGAATGCAATTTTTTCCTTTAGTTTTTTCTCTGTTTACTTTTATTTTGGTTGCTAATTTTATTGGTCTTTTCCCTTATTTTTATACGATTACTTCTCAGATTATGATCACGTTTTCACTGGCGATGTTGGTGATTTTTACGGTGATTAGTTATGGTTTTTATAAGCATGGGGTTGGTTTTTTGAAACTGTTTGTTCCCAGTGGGGTGCCTGTTCTGATTTTACCTTTGGTTACGATGATTGAAGTTATTTCTTTTTTCTCTCGTCCTATCAGTCTTTCACTTCGTTTGTTTGCAAATATGCTTGCTGGCCATATTACCCTCAAAGTTTTTTCTGGTTTTATTGTCTCAATGATTGGAATAGGAATCATGGGCGTAGGTGGTTCTATTTTACCGCTTATCATGACTGTAGCGATTACTGCTCTTGAATTTTTGGTTGCGTTTCTTCAGGCTTACGTTTTTACGGTTTTAACTTGTATGTATCTTAATGATGCAGTCCATCCGGGGCATTAA
- a CDS encoding F0F1 ATP synthase subunit C codes for MELVLAAKYIGAGLACFGMAGTALGLGNIFGSYLSGALRNPSAADSQFGRLVFGFAVTEALGIFSLLVALLLLFAV; via the coding sequence ATGGAATTAGTGCTTGCAGCAAAATATATTGGTGCTGGTCTTGCTTGCTTTGGTATGGCAGGCACAGCTTTAGGTCTTGGAAATATTTTTGGTAGCTATCTTTCTGGTGCGTTACGCAATCCATCAGCTGCAGATAGTCAGTTTGGTCGTCTAGTTTTTGGTTTTGCTGTGACAGAGGCTTTGGGCATTTTTTCATTGCTTGTTGCTTTGTTGCTTCTTTTTGCGGTTTGA
- a CDS encoding F0F1 ATP synthase subunit B, translating to MFISSAYAQNTETSLEHIKNVAERIDRVFPPFDFVHFGSHLFWLAISFGLFYLFISRVIVPRIGGVIETRRDRIASDLDQAMRMKQEADIVVETYERKLAQARSQAHVIAQTASEEIKQKVELERKEIEANLEKKLTDAEKQIAKIRDKAMKSVGSIAEEVALEIVKKLIDVEVSKESVRSAVKATGY from the coding sequence ATGTTTATTTCCAGTGCTTATGCGCAGAACACTGAGACATCGTTAGAGCATATTAAAAATGTAGCAGAGCGTATCGATCGTGTGTTTCCACCTTTTGATTTTGTGCATTTTGGTTCACATCTTTTTTGGTTAGCAATTTCTTTTGGGCTTTTTTATCTTTTCATTTCTCGTGTGATTGTACCGCGTATTGGTGGTGTTATTGAAACACGTCGGGATCGAATCGCATCTGATTTAGATCAAGCGATGCGCATGAAACAAGAAGCAGATATTGTTGTTGAAACTTACGAACGGAAGTTAGCACAAGCACGTTCACAAGCTCATGTTATAGCGCAGACAGCTAGTGAAGAGATAAAACAAAAGGTTGAGCTTGAACGAAAGGAAATTGAAGCAAATTTAGAGAAAAAGTTGACAGATGCTGAAAAACAGATAGCAAAAATTCGCGATAAAGCTATGAAGAGTGTTGGCTCCATTGCTGAAGAAGTAGCTCTTGAAATTGTAAAAAAATTGATTGATGTTGAAGTCAGTAAAGAGTCTGTTCGTTCAGCTGTTAAAGCTACAGGTTACTGA
- a CDS encoding F0F1 ATP synthase subunit B: MTDTFWAFVGLVLFLALLVYFEVPEMVLRHLDTRAKRIKDELDEALRLREEAQEVLAEYQRKHAEAEKDAQEIIAAAKREVEAVISEARIKAEEYVKNRNKLAEQKIAQAEADAIRMVSSSAIDLAVSAARVLIEKELDSHKANELIKESLVQESLTKMKTYLN; this comes from the coding sequence ATGACAGATACTTTTTGGGCTTTTGTTGGATTAGTTCTTTTTTTAGCTCTTTTGGTTTATTTTGAAGTTCCAGAAATGGTCTTACGCCATCTTGATACACGGGCAAAGCGTATCAAGGATGAGCTTGATGAAGCTCTGCGTCTTCGTGAAGAGGCTCAGGAAGTTCTAGCTGAATATCAGCGCAAACATGCAGAAGCAGAAAAGGATGCGCAAGAGATTATTGCTGCAGCTAAACGTGAAGTTGAGGCTGTTATCTCTGAAGCTCGTATAAAAGCAGAAGAATATGTAAAGAATCGCAATAAATTGGCAGAGCAAAAAATTGCTCAAGCAGAAGCTGATGCGATACGTATGGTATCGTCGTCTGCTATCGATTTGGCGGTTTCTGCTGCCCGTGTGCTTATCGAAAAGGAATTAGATTCTCATAAAGCGAATGAACTCATTAAGGAGTCTCTTGTCCAAGAATCTCTCACAAAAATGAAAACGTATCTTAATTAA
- the glyS gene encoding glycine--tRNA ligase subunit beta: MSDLLLELFSEEIPARMQRKAAADLKKSVTDQLVNAGLTYKAAHEYWTPRRLTLNIRGLSIRSKDTHEERKGPSTKSPQHVIDGFLRATGLSDISKAHIAHDHKKGDFYIAKIVKKGRSAEEIIADILPDIIRNFPWPKSMRWGKDSEKSGALKWIRSLQNILCVFGPEIGETHVIPFTIGSLKSNNLTYGHRFLSDGKPLQVRRFDDYVTQLEIHKVILDAERRKNIILADAQNLCFANGLELVKDNALLEEVVGLIEWPVVLMGNFDKSFLNIPPEIIRLTIRANQKCFVTRKQGEKIKLSHHFILVSNILASDEGKEISKGNSKVVCARLSDALYFWQTDQHDLPDIKYLQSSAKKLDLDLKKPLDQRMAQLDHLNVTFHAKLGTQGARVERITILAQQIAPLVHADPFLAKRAAVLAKADLQTEIVGEFPELQGLMGRKYALLQGEDPRVAEAIEDHYKPQGPADRIPQEPLAIAVALADKIDMLVGFWLINEKPSSSKDPYALRRAVLGVIRLVLLRDWKINLMPLFNLTANLFLQQKTPYGTSRREATQSQNVLPEKTEHILSDLLSFFHERLKIYLKEEGARYDVLEAVLKKDADDLLLIARHVEALIAFINTSDGDSFLAAVKRTVNILEAESQKDSTIEDEINPELFIETEEKQLYQAITEIEKTVHHSINATNLPHLLNTLTPLGKFIDTFFEKVLVNDKNPHVRTNRLALLKRIHTLTQKAADFSKLVV; this comes from the coding sequence ATGTCTGATCTTCTTCTTGAACTTTTCAGCGAAGAGATCCCTGCTCGTATGCAACGAAAAGCTGCTGCAGACCTCAAAAAATCTGTGACAGATCAACTTGTGAATGCAGGTTTAACCTATAAAGCTGCCCATGAATATTGGACACCTCGGCGGCTGACATTAAACATACGCGGTCTTTCTATACGTTCAAAAGATACCCATGAAGAACGCAAAGGACCCAGTACAAAATCTCCACAGCACGTAATTGATGGCTTTCTTCGTGCAACAGGATTGAGCGACATTTCTAAAGCACACATTGCACATGATCATAAAAAGGGTGATTTTTATATCGCTAAAATCGTCAAAAAAGGACGAAGTGCAGAAGAAATTATTGCTGATATTCTACCAGATATTATTCGTAACTTTCCATGGCCAAAATCTATGCGTTGGGGCAAAGATTCAGAAAAAAGTGGAGCTCTGAAGTGGATTCGATCTTTACAAAACATTCTTTGCGTCTTTGGACCAGAAATTGGTGAAACACATGTTATCCCTTTTACAATTGGTTCTCTCAAAAGCAATAATTTAACCTATGGTCATCGCTTTTTAAGTGACGGAAAACCCCTCCAAGTTCGCCGCTTTGATGACTATGTTACCCAACTTGAAATTCATAAAGTCATTTTGGATGCCGAAAGACGAAAGAATATTATTTTGGCTGATGCGCAAAATCTTTGTTTTGCAAACGGTTTAGAATTGGTTAAAGACAATGCTCTCTTAGAAGAAGTTGTAGGACTCATTGAGTGGCCTGTTGTACTTATGGGAAATTTTGACAAATCTTTCCTTAATATTCCTCCAGAAATTATTCGCCTAACCATTCGAGCCAATCAAAAGTGTTTCGTAACCCGCAAACAAGGCGAAAAAATTAAACTTTCTCATCATTTTATTCTCGTTTCTAATATTCTTGCAAGTGACGAAGGCAAAGAAATTTCTAAGGGAAATAGTAAAGTTGTCTGCGCTCGTCTTTCCGATGCACTCTATTTTTGGCAAACAGACCAACATGACTTGCCAGATATCAAATATTTGCAATCTTCTGCTAAAAAACTTGATCTCGATTTAAAAAAACCTCTCGATCAAAGAATGGCACAACTTGATCATTTAAATGTGACTTTTCATGCAAAATTAGGCACGCAAGGTGCAAGAGTAGAGCGAATCACTATTCTTGCACAACAAATTGCGCCTTTGGTGCACGCAGATCCTTTCTTAGCTAAGCGTGCAGCAGTGCTTGCAAAAGCTGATTTACAAACAGAAATTGTTGGAGAATTTCCGGAACTACAGGGGCTCATGGGACGAAAATATGCCCTTCTTCAAGGAGAAGATCCTCGCGTAGCTGAAGCAATCGAAGACCATTATAAGCCACAAGGACCAGCAGATCGTATTCCGCAGGAGCCTCTTGCTATAGCAGTTGCACTAGCAGATAAAATTGACATGCTCGTCGGTTTTTGGCTCATTAATGAAAAACCAAGCAGTTCAAAAGATCCCTATGCATTAAGACGAGCAGTATTAGGAGTTATCAGGCTTGTGCTTTTGCGTGACTGGAAAATCAATCTTATGCCATTATTTAATCTGACAGCGAATCTTTTCTTACAACAAAAAACTCCATATGGGACATCTCGAAGAGAAGCTACGCAATCGCAGAATGTACTTCCTGAAAAAACAGAACATATTTTATCGGATCTGTTATCTTTTTTTCATGAACGTTTGAAAATCTATTTAAAAGAAGAAGGCGCTCGTTATGATGTTCTTGAAGCAGTCTTAAAAAAAGATGCTGACGATCTGTTGCTGATTGCACGTCATGTCGAAGCACTTATCGCCTTTATCAATACAAGTGATGGAGATAGCTTTTTAGCTGCTGTAAAACGTACCGTAAATATTCTTGAGGCTGAATCCCAAAAAGATTCAACAATAGAAGATGAAATTAACCCTGAACTCTTTATTGAAACAGAAGAAAAACAACTCTATCAAGCAATCACTGAGATAGAGAAAACAGTTCATCACTCTATCAATGCAACAAATTTACCACACCTACTCAATACGCTAACACCACTGGGAAAATTTATAGACACATTTTTTGAGAAAGTATTGGTAAACGATAAAAATCCCCATGTTCGGACGAATCGTCTTGCTCTTCTCAAACGTATTCATACTCTTACACAAAAAGCTGCGGATTTCTCAAAACTTGTAGTCTAA
- a CDS encoding glycine--tRNA ligase subunit alpha, which produces MKLPEYLNPTRSFQGLILTLQNYWAHYGCAILQPYDMEVGAGTFHPATTLRSLGPRPWKVAYVQPSRRPTDGRYGQNPNRLQHYYQFQVLLKPSPPNLQDLYIKSLQAIGLDTMLHDIRFVEDDWESPTLGAWGLGWECWCDGMEISQFTYFQQVCGIECVPVSGEITYGLERLAMYIQGVDNVYDLNFNGLEEENQISYRDIFLQAEQEYSHYNFEFADTKLLHQHFIDAERECIALLGAGKPNKENSSHLCVFPAYDQCIKASHIFNLLQARGVISVTERQSYILRVRDLARRCGEAFLLTEAGKIHTNGEKTNV; this is translated from the coding sequence GTGAAACTGCCCGAATATCTCAATCCTACACGTTCTTTTCAGGGGCTTATTTTAACTTTGCAAAATTACTGGGCCCATTATGGATGTGCAATTTTGCAACCTTATGATATGGAAGTCGGAGCTGGAACTTTTCATCCGGCAACAACACTTCGCTCACTGGGACCACGTCCTTGGAAAGTGGCTTACGTCCAACCCTCTCGACGCCCAACAGATGGCCGATATGGTCAAAACCCAAACCGTTTACAGCACTATTATCAATTCCAAGTGCTTCTCAAACCCTCTCCCCCCAATTTACAAGACCTTTATATTAAGTCGCTACAAGCTATCGGTCTTGATACAATGCTTCATGATATTCGCTTTGTTGAAGATGATTGGGAAAGCCCAACGCTCGGAGCTTGGGGACTTGGATGGGAATGTTGGTGCGATGGGATGGAAATCTCTCAATTCACTTATTTTCAACAGGTTTGTGGCATTGAATGCGTTCCTGTTTCAGGAGAAATCACCTACGGATTGGAACGTCTAGCAATGTATATCCAGGGTGTTGATAACGTCTATGATCTTAATTTTAATGGTTTAGAGGAAGAAAACCAAATAAGTTATAGAGATATCTTTTTACAAGCGGAGCAGGAATATTCACACTATAATTTCGAATTTGCTGATACCAAATTGCTGCATCAGCATTTTATTGATGCAGAACGCGAATGCATAGCACTCCTTGGAGCTGGAAAACCAAATAAAGAAAATAGTTCACACTTATGCGTTTTTCCAGCTTATGATCAATGTATTAAAGCGAGCCACATCTTTAATCTTTTACAAGCGCGTGGCGTTATTTCTGTGACTGAACGACAGAGTTATATTCTTCGCGTTCGTGATCTTGCACGCCGCTGTGGGGAAGCCTTCTTACTCACTGAAGCTGGGAAAATACACACTAACGGAGAAAAAACTAATGTCTGA
- a CDS encoding tetratricopeptide repeat protein has protein sequence MRSVTVSGFLTLIISGIMLIPSPAYSKIDTTLNTSSFIGAYLAGRVANHENKTDLAIKYFKKALTYKPENIETQVEMLEAMLFSGAFKEAVKQAQKLKKQGITNPFVSLTLSIESLIKKDYNKAKILLQLKTLPAANNPIPELIGAWATFGSGYQSQAITHLQKIQGPAWYKLFINYHLALMCDLAGHKQNAQKYFTQALNTQQATLIAPNTYEHIIIAYASFQLRSKMRIQALQTLKHGEQMLPGREIFKNIREKIEKGASLERLIKTPQQGTGEVLYNFGTTLNHKNSQRIARIFTQLSLILSPENDAIMFHLANISAKVNDLNQAIKLYRSLPQSSPYYRVGQLQLAFILANNNNHSEAIKLLTSLKKKNPNDRHILITLSALYMQDNKFTEATKTLDRAIAQITNFQQDDWKLFYQRGIAFERLQQWSKAENDLRKALDFFPNQPQVLNYLGYSLVERGEKLEESLHMLQKASTLQPQNSHILDSLGWAYYKLKQYNQAVQILGNAVRLQPEDPTLNDHLGDVYWRVGRKREAMFQWNHAIDGEAKNSKEIQEKLKFGLQ, from the coding sequence ATGCGCAGTGTAACAGTATCCGGCTTTCTTACTCTCATTATCTCCGGTATTATGCTGATACCATCCCCCGCCTATAGCAAAATCGATACTACTCTCAATACAAGCTCATTTATAGGCGCTTACCTGGCAGGGAGGGTCGCAAATCATGAGAACAAAACAGATCTTGCCATCAAATATTTTAAAAAGGCTCTTACTTATAAACCTGAAAATATTGAAACACAAGTAGAGATGCTTGAAGCGATGCTCTTTTCAGGTGCTTTTAAAGAAGCTGTTAAACAAGCCCAAAAATTGAAAAAGCAAGGCATTACGAATCCCTTTGTCTCTTTGACGTTATCGATCGAAAGTCTCATCAAAAAAGACTACAACAAGGCCAAGATTCTTCTGCAATTAAAAACACTTCCCGCTGCCAACAATCCAATACCTGAATTAATCGGTGCTTGGGCCACATTCGGATCTGGGTACCAATCTCAAGCAATTACTCATCTTCAAAAAATCCAAGGACCTGCTTGGTATAAGCTTTTTATAAACTACCATCTTGCACTCATGTGCGATCTCGCAGGACATAAGCAGAATGCACAAAAATATTTCACTCAAGCGCTCAATACTCAACAAGCCACTCTTATAGCCCCTAATACTTATGAACATATTATCATAGCCTATGCCTCATTCCAATTGCGCTCTAAAATGCGCATTCAAGCTCTTCAGACCCTCAAACACGGCGAACAAATGCTGCCAGGACGAGAAATATTTAAAAATATTCGAGAAAAAATTGAAAAAGGTGCTTCTTTAGAAAGGCTCATTAAAACACCTCAGCAAGGAACTGGCGAAGTATTGTATAACTTTGGAACAACACTTAACCATAAAAACTCACAACGAATTGCACGTATTTTCACACAGTTATCTTTAATCTTATCACCCGAAAATGACGCAATAATGTTTCACCTGGCAAATATCTCTGCCAAAGTGAATGATCTCAATCAAGCCATTAAACTTTACCGCTCTTTACCACAAAGCTCGCCTTATTATAGGGTTGGACAATTACAGCTTGCTTTCATTCTTGCAAATAACAACAATCACAGTGAAGCTATCAAATTGCTCACTTCATTAAAGAAAAAAAATCCCAATGATCGCCACATTTTGATAACACTTTCTGCACTTTATATGCAAGATAATAAATTTACCGAAGCTACCAAAACTCTGGATCGTGCTATTGCACAAATAACAAATTTTCAACAAGATGATTGGAAGCTTTTTTATCAGCGTGGAATCGCCTTTGAACGTTTACAGCAATGGTCAAAAGCAGAAAATGATCTGCGAAAAGCACTTGATTTTTTTCCCAACCAACCGCAAGTCCTTAATTATTTAGGCTATTCACTTGTTGAGCGTGGTGAAAAACTTGAAGAATCACTCCATATGCTGCAAAAAGCCTCTACGTTACAACCTCAAAATAGTCATATCCTTGATTCTCTAGGGTGGGCTTATTATAAGCTTAAGCAATATAATCAAGCTGTTCAAATATTGGGAAATGCTGTCAGGTTACAACCTGAAGATCCAACATTGAATGATCATTTAGGCGATGTCTATTGGCGAGTTGGGCGTAAACGTGAAGCAATGTTTCAATGGAATCACGCAATCGATGGGGAAGCAAAAAACTCCAAGGAAATCCAAGAAAAATTGAAATTTGGTTTGCAATAA
- a CDS encoding polyprenyl synthetase family protein has protein sequence MLWIKFIYVHYNTLGVKILRAAIKSDQIKNNPISLQSLVNLTKDDMEHVNQCIFSMAKSDVEIIPEISNHLISSGGKRLRPMLTLASARMFGYQNDGHIKLATAVEFMHTATLLHDDVIDESNLRRGKSTARMIWGNQASILVGDFLLGQAFKMMVDVGSIEALSVLANAAAIIAEGEVMQLSATKNIETSISDYLKIINAKTAALFSAAAEVGPIIAGYGHEERLALREYGTFLGLAFQLIDDALDYGGTAKYLGKNIGDDFREGKITMPVILAYARSNAVEKTFWKQALENGNSNDETFAHAQHLIEKYDSLTDTIEQARSYGKNATHALAAISESPIHNALIETVDFCIARVN, from the coding sequence ATGCTATGGATAAAATTCATATATGTCCATTACAATACTCTAGGAGTAAAAATATTGCGTGCTGCTATAAAATCGGATCAAATAAAAAATAATCCAATTTCTCTCCAATCCCTCGTCAATCTCACCAAAGATGATATGGAACACGTAAACCAATGCATCTTCTCTATGGCAAAATCAGACGTTGAAATAATTCCTGAAATTTCCAACCATCTTATCTCTTCAGGTGGAAAACGATTGCGTCCAATGCTTACATTAGCTTCTGCTCGTATGTTTGGTTATCAAAATGATGGACATATAAAACTCGCAACAGCAGTTGAATTTATGCATACGGCAACCTTATTACATGATGACGTAATCGATGAAAGCAATTTACGACGCGGAAAATCTACTGCAAGAATGATTTGGGGAAATCAAGCAAGCATACTTGTTGGTGATTTCCTATTAGGACAAGCTTTTAAAATGATGGTCGATGTTGGTTCTATAGAGGCACTCTCTGTCTTAGCAAATGCTGCAGCAATTATTGCAGAGGGAGAAGTTATGCAACTTTCGGCCACAAAAAATATAGAAACCAGCATTTCAGATTATCTCAAAATCATCAATGCAAAAACGGCTGCACTTTTTTCAGCGGCCGCTGAAGTTGGACCAATTATTGCTGGTTATGGACATGAAGAGCGTCTTGCATTGCGCGAATATGGAACATTTTTAGGATTAGCCTTCCAATTGATTGACGATGCACTTGACTATGGTGGAACTGCTAAATATTTGGGGAAAAATATAGGCGATGATTTTAGAGAAGGCAAAATCACAATGCCTGTTATTCTTGCATATGCCCGCAGCAACGCCGTAGAAAAAACATTCTGGAAACAAGCGCTTGAAAATGGCAATAGCAATGATGAAACCTTCGCACATGCACAACACTTAATAGAAAAATATGATAGCCTCACAGACACAATAGAACAAGCGCGTAGCTATGGAAAAAACGCAACTCATGCTCTCGCTGCAATAAGCGAAAGCCCCATTCATAATGCATTAATTGAAACTGTTGACTTTTGTATTGCCCGTGTAAACTGA
- a CDS encoding tRNA1(Val) (adenine(37)-N6)-methyltransferase: protein MNKTKNYSDETIDAFHRGKFYLVQPRLCGHRSGMDAMLLASLVPNNFKGKVVDLGAGAGAVGLAVAARCLDVHVTLVERSAFMVSYAQKTLMLKQNENLSKRVCLLKADVTLKGRSRLEAGLVDNAFDFAIMNPPFNNPVDRKTPDEKKFEAHVMPESMFDDWLRSAAAIVKPGGYLGLIARPQSLTDILCALEGRFGNICVIPIHARTEKAAIRVLFYAKRGSRAALSLLRPLVIHEDGCHIFSPKIDAINNGHISLWELLK, encoded by the coding sequence ATGAATAAAACAAAGAATTATAGCGATGAAACAATAGATGCGTTTCATCGTGGAAAGTTTTATTTAGTTCAACCACGTTTATGTGGTCACCGTTCTGGCATGGATGCTATGTTATTAGCGAGTTTGGTTCCCAATAATTTTAAGGGTAAGGTTGTTGATTTGGGTGCTGGTGCTGGTGCTGTGGGATTGGCGGTTGCTGCCCGTTGTTTGGATGTTCATGTTACATTGGTTGAGCGTTCGGCTTTTATGGTATCTTACGCTCAAAAAACGCTTATGTTAAAACAAAATGAGAATCTTTCTAAGCGCGTTTGCTTGTTAAAAGCAGATGTTACACTCAAAGGGAGATCTCGTTTAGAAGCAGGACTAGTGGATAATGCTTTTGATTTTGCAATTATGAATCCACCTTTTAATAATCCTGTCGATCGTAAAACACCTGATGAAAAGAAGTTTGAGGCACATGTTATGCCTGAATCAATGTTTGATGATTGGTTGCGAAGCGCAGCAGCAATTGTTAAGCCGGGTGGATATTTGGGGTTAATTGCACGTCCGCAATCATTGACCGATATCTTGTGTGCTTTGGAGGGGCGCTTTGGTAATATTTGTGTAATTCCTATTCACGCACGCACCGAAAAAGCTGCAATTCGTGTTTTATTTTATGCAAAACGAGGCAGTAGAGCGGCATTATCTCTGTTGCGCCCACTGGTTATACATGAAGATGGTTGTCATATTTTTTCACCAAAAATTGATGCAATTAATAATGGGCATATAAGTTTGTGGGAACTTTTAAAATGA
- a CDS encoding S49 family peptidase — MVNFIKNFIPHRFYSSKTEIPVVRLHGAIIDSSSSIARTLSLGRCANLLDKAFAYKKAPAVAVIINSPGGSPVQSRLIFKRIRDLAEEKKKQVLMFIEDIAASGGYMIACAGDEIFADPSSIVGSIGVVSASFGFPELLKKIGIERRVYTAGKNKVTLDPFQPEKKTDIEHLKSLQLEVHKTFIDLVKERRAEKLSNDPNIFTGMFWSGKKSVELGLIDGLNDVRSVIKERFGDDTKLRLIIPPKSLFGPKTPSGVTAHAVHTAIDSALMVAQERALWQYYGL; from the coding sequence TTGGTTAATTTTATCAAAAATTTTATTCCACATCGTTTTTATTCCAGTAAAACTGAAATTCCTGTGGTACGCCTTCATGGGGCGATTATTGATTCAAGTTCATCGATAGCGCGTACACTTTCGTTAGGCAGGTGTGCAAATCTTTTAGACAAGGCTTTTGCTTATAAAAAAGCACCAGCTGTTGCAGTTATTATCAATTCTCCTGGTGGTTCTCCTGTGCAATCACGTTTGATTTTTAAACGTATCCGTGATTTGGCAGAGGAAAAAAAGAAGCAGGTTCTTATGTTTATTGAAGATATAGCGGCATCGGGTGGTTATATGATTGCTTGTGCTGGGGATGAAATTTTTGCTGATCCTTCTTCAATTGTTGGTTCCATTGGGGTTGTTTCAGCTTCTTTTGGTTTTCCTGAACTTTTGAAGAAAATTGGAATTGAACGTCGTGTATATACAGCAGGAAAAAACAAGGTTACATTGGATCCATTTCAGCCAGAGAAGAAAACGGATATTGAGCATTTGAAATCTCTGCAACTCGAAGTTCACAAAACTTTTATTGATTTGGTTAAGGAGCGGCGTGCAGAAAAGTTGTCTAATGATCCAAATATTTTTACAGGAATGTTTTGGAGCGGAAAGAAAAGCGTTGAACTTGGCCTTATAGATGGGTTGAATGATGTGCGCTCTGTTATTAAGGAGCGGTTTGGGGATGATACAAAACTTCGATTAATTATACCTCCAAAAAGTCTTTTTGGACCTAAAACTCCTTCAGGAGTTACTGCTCATGCGGTCCATACAGCAATTGATAGTGCTTTGATGGTAGCACAAGAGAGAGCGCTTTGGCAGTATTATGGCTTATAA